A single region of the Ignavibacteria bacterium genome encodes:
- a CDS encoding nucleotidyl transferase AbiEii/AbiGii toxin family protein produces MNSSEKFYTENLYPLQDGVLKIVRDLKIPFYLTGGTALSRFLFNHRYSDDLDFFVNDNPEFLSFVKRFMEAVREQSQNSLITIDIAKTVTSARFVQLILQKDKIKLKVDFVNDISTHFGDVLVDSEFGFIDNWANILTNKLSAIFRFETKDIVDIWVISKNFKFNWGVMMEYALQKEATINPIEVYNILKTFPTKNLSLIRWVQEPDYGGVEFDLNVIAEDLLYGKDNSLCRE; encoded by the coding sequence ATGAACTCGTCAGAAAAGTTTTACACGGAGAACCTCTACCCCCTACAGGATGGAGTACTGAAAATCGTTCGAGACTTAAAAATTCCCTTTTATCTGACCGGTGGAACCGCTCTTAGCAGATTTCTTTTTAACCACCGGTATTCTGATGACCTGGATTTTTTTGTAAATGATAATCCGGAATTCTTAAGTTTTGTTAAAAGATTCATGGAGGCGGTCCGGGAACAATCACAGAATTCGCTAATCACTATCGATATTGCAAAAACAGTCACTTCTGCAAGGTTTGTGCAACTGATTCTTCAAAAGGACAAAATAAAATTGAAAGTGGATTTTGTGAACGATATTTCCACGCACTTCGGCGATGTATTGGTTGATTCCGAATTTGGCTTTATTGATAACTGGGCAAATATTCTGACAAACAAGTTATCGGCTATCTTCCGATTTGAAACGAAGGATATCGTGGATATTTGGGTTATCTCCAAGAATTTTAAATTTAATTGGGGAGTTATGATGGAATATGCCCTTCAAAAAGAAGCAACGATCAATCCTATCGAAGTTTATAACATTCTTAAAACATTCCCAACAAAGAATCTTTCATTGATCAGGTGGGTGCAGGAACCTGATTATGGTGGAGTTGAGTTCGATCTTAATGTAATTGCAGAAGATCTGCTTTATGGGAAAGATAATTCGTTATGCAGGGAGTAA